The Eleutherodactylus coqui strain aEleCoq1 chromosome 10, aEleCoq1.hap1, whole genome shotgun sequence genome contains the following window.
TAAGTTCCGTATCAAGCCTTCCTGCTTCCACTTCTCCGGCCACTCCCCCGCGCACCATTTCCCTTGGAAATATGCCCCGAATCCCGTGCTGCCCGCCGCGTCAGTATATAGCTCCCAGTCCACATTGTTGCTAACCTCGCCCAtgattaccgacctgccattatATTTTTCCAGGAAGGTAGCCCATATCGTCAGGTCTGCCTTGTGGCTGGACCGCAAACGAATGAAATGGTGGGGTGCCCGAATGCCCGCTGTTGCTGATGCCAACCGTCTGCAAAACACCCGACCCATGGGCATAATCCTGCAGGCAAAGTTAAGTTTGcctaacagtgactgcagccctttTAGCGTAATTTTCTTACATCCTAGCGCCGCGCGCAACTCCTCCCGTAAATCATCCAATTTATTCTTGGGTAGGCGACAGACCATCGCCATGGAATCGATGGTGATGCCCAGAAAGCTTAAACACGTGGTGGGCCCCTCCGTCTTATCGGGAGCTAACGGCACCCCGAATCGCCTTGACACACATTGTAAAGTGCCCAGTAGGCTCGCACACACGGGCGATCCCCCAGGCCCCACGCACAGAAAATCGTCTAGGTAATGAATGATGGATTGCACCGCAGCCGCATCCTTCAccacccattctaaaaaggaactaaACGCCTCGAAGTATGCACacgagatggaacatcccatgggtAAACAACGATCCGCAAAGTAATCCCCTTCCCAATAGCACCCCAACAATCTCACGCTTTCCTGTGAAACCGGGAGCAGTCGAAACGCGGATTCTACGTCCGCCTTTGCCATTAATGCTCCCTTCCCGTACCTGCGTATCCATTGCAATGCCGCATCGAACGAGGTATACACCACCGAACAAAGCTCTTGGTCTATTCCGTCGTTCACCGATGCGCCTTTCGGATAAGATAAGTGGTGTATAAGCcgaaatttattcggctccttctttgGGACCACCCCCAAAGGAGACACCACGAAATCTGGCACTGGCGGTTCTTTAAAAGGCCCTGCCATGCGCCCCAACAGTAACTCCTTTTTTAACTTCTCTGACACCACCTCCGGGAACTCTAATGCTGATCGCAAGTTTTTTAACGAAAAGGTGACCGCATGCAACGGGGCAGGGATGTGAAACCCATCCCTGAAACCCTTATACAGCAATTCCGCCTTCTCTCTATCAGGGTACCTATTTAGATGAGGTAACATCTCTTCCAAAATCACCGGGGTCGTCCCTTTTTGTAAAACCGCCAGGGGCTTTACCCTTACCTTTTTTAAAGCACCGTGCCGCTCCGTGGGAGcctgcactgcaatgggagcaggcatgcCGGAATTTGCATGTTGCCCCATACTTACACTGTCCCTCGTTGTATTGCCAACAGTACCCGAGCCTGCTCCCTCCCGCTGTGCTGCCTTGGCCCCCCGCTGAACTAGTGGCCAGGCTGAAAGACCCGGCATTtccctgaaagggctgtccaaatcgtgcgggggccattactctcaaccataggcctatatctttgtgctcccatctgatagatgggcgcACTGCCTTACGCTGTCTAAATTGCTCATCGTAACGTATCCATGTTTGGCCCCCGTATACCCTATAAGCCTCCCCTATTGAGTCCATGTAGCAaaaaaaggccggaacaattttCCGGCGCTTTTTCACCAATCACGCTGGCTAAAATGGCAAACGCTTGTAGCCAATTAGCAAACGTCTGGGGAATCAAGCGccatctcctcttctcttcctcctcttttttaaagtccgttctcttccccttgtccaaattaaatttttccaaggggaggagggagaatatctccacATATTCGTCCTTCCAAATCTTTTCCCTAACCTCTTTTTTGAGATGCGCCCCCAGAGgtccctcaaagcagacgtataCTTCGCCCTTTGCTCTGTCGTCTAACCTTACTCCCTCCCCATCTATTTCTGTCTGTACTGACACCGTAacacctgctgctgcccctgcctctgaAGCCCCCGTTACTGCCTCCGTCTGTAGATTTACCCCGGCGACAACAGATGTCGCCACGACTCCTCTTTCTCCTGAAAAAGGGTGTTGGATGCTTCCAATCGCCTGTCCTGCCCCAGTCCCCCCAGCTAGGGGTCGCAACTGACCTTCCTCTAGACTGGATGACGCCGCGCATGGTGAGCTCCATGCTGTGACAGGCGATGGATTACCACCCCCCCCTGACGTCTCAAGAATTCTACAATGAAACCCAGCATTGCCGATGCATCGTTGCATATGCTAGGTGCAGATCCACTAGTCCCCAATTGTTGCACAAAATTGCTACCAGCCATTACCCCCCGATTAATATTACTGGGCATCCCGCACATATCCCCCACATTTTCACTGATATTAGCATGACTAGACATGGAAAACATATTCCCTGCATTTTCATTCATGTTAACATTACTATGCATGTTATACATATCCCCTACATTATCTGCATTATTACCATTACTAAACCTCGTATACATATTACGTACATTTTCTGTATTACTCAAATTACAAGACATACTGTACATGGAGTGTGACTCACCTGGCCGCGTGAgagctgtgggcccaccagccgccggaCCTCCCGATCGAGATTCCTCTTGACCCCCGCTGTGCTGCGACCGCTCTGCTGGCCCTGCAGACGCCTCATTTCTTCCTGCCGTCTGACCCGTCGATGTACCGGGCCGCTGTGCTCCAGACTCGCTGCAGGGTTGCTCCTGTCCTGCAGCGCCGCCTCCTACTCTCCTCCTGCTCTTTGCCTGGCGACTAGCGGTAGGTCCCGtccccctctcagcacgggacTCCTCGCTGCCTGCCGTCCTCCTTTGCCTCGCTGGAGTTCTCCCCGCCTTGCTTcccctgcctgttggtgttgccAGGGGAAGCGTGTTATGTGGGGGGGCCGGGGAGCCACTCCGCCTCCTTTTGCCCCGCGAGGGtccgtgctcggggctaaacctTTCTGGTGCACGGGCCCTACGCGGTCTTAGCTCTTTTGTgtgccccgctggtgctgccgccgccggccccgcacccTTTGCCGAACTCCTTCCCTCCATAGGAATTGATCCTGAAGGCTGTACGCTACCTGCCGTCATGTCCTGGGTTGCAGCGTTCCTCATGTCGGCAGACCTTGAAGTAGTTCCTTCCCCTGCGATGAGTCCTTGGGTTGATAGTTGTACTAACCATTCCAGGCCTCTCTCCTCCGCTGCTGCCCGAATTCGTTCTAGGACCGCTTCCATTTCTTCAGGTGGTGAACTTCTTTCTTCAGTGACTTCCTGTTACTGGCCCAGTCTCCGCCCCCTCTGGACTCCTTCAGTTGTAGTATCGTTGCAACGTGGCCGGTATGTTGCTTGCCGTGTTCTGATCGCCGCAGCTTGCTGTTTCTTCTGCCCTCTGCCGTCTTCCTTCCGTTCTCCCGACACTGCCGACTTCAGCGAACCTCGGACTTCTACTGCTCTCGCCGCTTTGCTGGCACACTCTTCTCCAGCGCTCGCCGCTCCGCTGCAGACCTTCCTCTCTTCCTTCTTTGCTTCAGCGCACCTCGGACTTCTCCAGCTGTCGCCGCTTTGCTGCCACTCTTCTTCAGCGCTCGTCGCTCCGATGCCGCCCTTCCTCTCTTTGTTCTCTGCTTCTCCGCTCTCCGAACTCCGCTGGGATTCTCCGGTTGTCTTCAGCTCTTTTGACTCTTGTTCGGTCTCCTTCTTTTCGCCGCTCTGACTTCTCTTCTGCTTGTTCGCTCTTATATAGGGCCTCCCGacggaggccccgccccctcccataatCCGTTGCGCCCGATGACGTCACTCCTCCCCGTTCACCCTTTCATGCCGCCTCCCGCCTACCgctctgcgggcttccggctccggcggttctGGACTCACTATTCTTTTTTTGGCTTTATTAGTGCTTAGATAAATGAAAATGCTGATGTGATTTGGTCTGACCTGAGCCTTTCTTGGATAACTAGCGCAGGGCAGGTCAAAACATCTCCTGTTTTCATCTGTCTATGCACTAATAAAGGCAAAGTAAAAAGTATCGGAAGTATCAGGATTTTAACCCCAGTAGAGAATGGAGTTTATTCAAAGAAGTTGGAGAGTCCCTCTAAGCGacatctgcacacagctgcaatcaaaatgattcacCTCCATTGTAAATTAGAttcatttgccaaatttacaaactttcagcttttaagaaaaacaagaacaatttcaatagctcaacacaactaatataacaggaggtttctccaaattcatcaCAAAACGCCACTTAAAATGACTCCTGCAGTGTCAGAATTATACAACCccatgaatagaatccctcataggaGCACACATTTGAACGTCATATGTTGTCTCAAACACACTTGAGGCAACTAataaagggcttcattagttgccttaggtgtgcttgagataaaacatcaaatacctggactggagAGGGCTTTGTTGACAGTAACGTTTGACCGCATGTAAGAAATGTGGCTAAGTAAGGAGAGTTACGAAAAGTTGtagaagagatcattgccttgtacaaagaaggaaaaagataGAAAAAGATAGCAGAGGCACTGAATGTCCCTagacttgcaatgcgtttttaacattagaaagtcccattgacaatcgagtTAAAAAAACGCATCGTTAAAAAAGCGCaattgtgtgggagccctaagttgGAGTCTTGAGAAGAGAGAGCCTTTTAGTGAGTAGGTGAAATTGTGCCTCGTCTTACGAGGATCTCtaaaatggaagaggctgagcaatgGCCTAATATCTGCCCTGGGAGCAAGTCACCCAGGCGTCCTCAGTGCTAAAATGGAGAACTGAGAGAGTGAGAGCAACCGCCAGGCAGCGCTGAGTGTGACttctaaatgtgagtgttgactggtagacaGCTGGAGTGAGAGTACAAGAGAGTCGTCGGAAGCAGAactccacagataactgggactgtggactcgtctgccaccctgtgaatcctccctgttacaCCCCTATTCTCTTTGGCACTGGTGTTCTGCTGGCTGGTGTAAAGTTTTGGACTGTAAACAATTTGCTCATGTAAACGAGCTCTagcgaccgttcccggttttgctcagaaagttatccctgtgtgtggattatttatttccaacttctggattttcactgcagaggaaggaacggtggcatcacgagtgacaaaggactTTAAGATAACCGTGGATTgggttttccctgtgaaactcctacagcagtaacttggtcgggtcccatgctaccctcaggggaggagatggtagagcccagtGACAAGGCCTTATCTACCCCTCTATCTCCTCAGTTGTTGGCCCGCTCTTCGGATGCTGTAGGCCATTGTCCATGATGAGCTGggtaagattcctcaggaacattgccagaagctgctgttggGCTATGCATCATGTCTGCAGCAGGTGATAACAGGGAAAGgctctctactaagtactaaagacacttATCACGACGGCatggaataattctgagactgcaggagtCCGTAAACATGTTATTCTTaatttggagaaaccgcttgttGTATTGCTTGTGTTGAActatttaacttatttttgtttgattgtttttttggcAGACAGTTGAAAGtttataaatttggcaaatacCGTAAACCTCATTTGTAATGGTGAATAATTTTGAAGACCCCTTTTAGTATTTGTGCATACTTCGAAGGTAGAACACAAACCGCGGCTTCCGTAAGTCGCCAGCTGACAGACTCGGCTGAATTATTCCAGGAAACTTTTTTGAGTTTCTTTTTGGATGTTCCTCTTTAATCTCCCTCAGTGCCGATGTAAATCCAGCGCTCGGCTTTGTTACAGCTGCACATTGAGGCTTTTATAGTTCCGCTGCTTTCATTAAATGTCTTCAACTCCGAAGACAAAACTCCATAAACAAGTTGTAGCATGTGCTGAGACAAGCAAACCATCGCCATTCGTCAGGAAACCGGTGGCAGAACACTTCCCCTACCCTCTTATGCTGatttctgtgatgtcatcacagtacGACCTCGCCACATGCCGGGAACTTCAGAGGTCGCTCAGACTTTAAAATAAGACTAATGGAGCCATTAGGAATGGAAATTTGGACCAGATTTGCCGAGTCCTagttttgcattttgcacagagcACAGTTTTTTGCATTACCACCAAAAAAAACCTTCCAAAAATTGTAACCCCCGAGCCGCATTCTGTCCTGACGCCTTCATTTTCTTTTCCGAATGACACCTTGTGTTTCGATTTAATTGTTTTGCAGCTTTTTAAAGTGTGTGGCAATATCTCATTTTTATGAAAGTgcttccatctgctcctattgtcagcgaaaaggggaaaaaaaaaaagataattcgTAGATGTATCTGTTCGTGGCGGCCCAGGATCTGCGGGGAGGTTGTACACTGGGGTTATGATTTGTCTTTTGCCAATTATCAACAAAGTTTACAACAGAAATAGATTTTATCTGCAGAGCTTAACGCGTTTAATGACAGTAGAGGAAATGCAGAAATCCTGAAAGTTCAGCTGTAATGTAGATATATAGGAGAAGACGCTCGCTGCTAATCTGGGACAGCGCTCGGAACAGACAGTAATTTAATTCTTACCATTTCTCTTTTGATCTCAATAATGTGATTTTAGAAGTTTTCGAAAAAGTGCACGTTGTGGAAAATGCAGTTTTTCTAGACTGGGATCCGTGAACAGAGAAGGATCAAATACTCAGGCTCAGCAATTACAGATTTT
Protein-coding sequences here:
- the LOC136579899 gene encoding uncharacterized protein, which codes for MEAVLERIRAAAEERGLEWLVQLSTQGLIAGEGTTSRSADMRNAATQDMTAGSVQPSGSIPMEGRSSAKGAGPAAAAPAGHTKELRPRRARAPERFSPEHGPSRGKRRRSGSPAPPHNTLPLATPTGRGSKAGRTPARQRRTAGSEESRAERGTGPTASRQAKSRRRVGGGAAGQEQPCSESGAQRPGTSTGQTAGRNEASAGPAERSQHSGGQEESRSGGPAAGGPTALTRPDEHPALVWILGHSYVFWGAERAGARPNGRQLRFPNSEARIKWMGIRGMSWGAVLEEVERRVRGDRAPDVLVIHAGGNDLGKRRFRDLSRDIRYDFLRLQESYPGIVVVWSKLVPRKLWRGARSEKGLNRARVKLNKEVSRFVGGKGGIAVRHIDLEKGTGNYWRSDGVHLNDIGMDLWMEGLQEGIERALAVWRAAQAQEGRASLAVAGDGEGTLEPV